The proteins below come from a single Procambarus clarkii isolate CNS0578487 chromosome 44, FALCON_Pclarkii_2.0, whole genome shotgun sequence genomic window:
- the LOC138350204 gene encoding spore coat protein SP96-like: protein MAATTAATTAAIMAATTTATMAAIMAATMAATTAATMAATTTATMAATTTATMAATMAATTAATMAATTTATMAAIMAAIMAATTAATTAAIMAASTAATTAATTAATTAAIMAATTAATTAATTTDAVAQSLNNCCVVYD, encoded by the coding sequence ATGGCTGCCACCACGGCTGCCACCACGGCTGCCATCATGGCTGCCACCACGACTGCCACCATGGCTGCCATCATGGCTGCCACCATGGCTGCCACCACGGCTGCCACCATGGCTGCCACCACGACTGCCACCATGGCTGCCACCACGACTGCCACCATGGCTGCCACCATGGCTGCCACCACGGCTGCCACCATGGCTGCCACCACGACTGCCACCATGGCTGCCATCATGGCTGCCATCATGGCTGCCACCACGGCTGCCACCACGGCTGCCATCATGGCTGCCAGCACGGCTGCCACCACGGCTGCCACCACGGCTGCCACCACGGCTGCCATCATGGCTGCCACCACGGCTGCCACCACGGCTGCCACCACGACTGATGCCGTTGCTCAGAGTTTAAACAATTGCTGTGTGGTGTATGACTGA